The Acidobacteriota bacterium genome includes a region encoding these proteins:
- a CDS encoding VOC family protein — MKDALDFYTRVLGFRCEASSEEWGWACVKRDQVTLMIALPKPREPFDRPAFTGSLYLRTDDVEGAWRDLKDKARVCYPIEDFGYGMREFAIYDNNGYLLQFGQEIP, encoded by the coding sequence ATGAAGGATGCGCTCGACTTCTACACGCGCGTCCTCGGCTTCCGCTGCGAGGCGTCGAGCGAGGAGTGGGGGTGGGCGTGCGTGAAGCGCGACCAGGTGACGCTCATGATCGCGCTCCCCAAACCGCGCGAGCCGTTCGACCGCCCGGCCTTCACCGGGTCGCTGTACCTGCGCACCGACGACGTCGAGGGGGCGTGGCGCGACCTGAAGGACAAGGCCCGCGTCTGTTACCCGATCGAGGACTTCGGGTACGGCATGCGCGAGTTCGCGATCTACGACAACAATGGATATCTCCTCCAATTCGGACAGGAGATCCCATAG
- a CDS encoding protein kinase, which produces MSRPALSRYRILDRIGAGGMGVVYRAKDLSLGREVALKLLPESFAGRGDLLARFRREARAAAALNHPGICTIYEVGEVAEGDEVVVSSDGTSLPPGTHYISMERIQGKTLRETISGRPLPVAEALRLALEIAEALSHAHRSGIVHRDLKPSNVMITDDGRAKILDFGLAKFYDEGSSAAVPSDVSGLPTNVSDLTSHGEILGTSAYMSSEQARGLKVDPRSDVFSFGAVLHEMLTGRPAFSGATRTDVLGAVLRDRPARASSSNPDVPAELERIVTKCLEKEPKDRYADSGAVVADLKRVRLRTTGSADTTVATPGAPAAPTRRRSRFAIVLVLAAGAVTMWIARGGRGPVEPIPVAILAFAYEGPAESAYLKDIVPLAVADALRVSPGIQLVPFGSSRSFSSGADPNIVKQQLGVNWIVSGRLSVAGDSFVQSIEVAGLGGEAPWSREIRGRIVEIVPLSAAIAPEIVPRVGARAERSSIAGRRRPAAMEAYLRGLTLLEGWDVKRNAEQAEAAFREAIAAEPAFAEAEAGVALALLSRFSRTRDVSLIDLAASSAEHAISLNGSAPESNVAMGLVELQRGHSIEAVASFEKALSEAPADDAIHRRIASAYGSLGRDADADRMFDRATRLRPGFWDNYNTWAYYCLQRGRYAKAIELYMKVIELHAGSDSGYTNLAAAHMFQGDYAAAVPLLQAALKINPSVQSYNNLGAAYYALLKFDNARIEWEVAWSMSHEAMTASNLGDAYRQLQLQERARESYARAIDLAKTKLSANPRDATTRGMLANALAGSGNCGQSATEAARAVAERSSDPSIAYYAAVASAICRDDAAAVRYALLAIEGGAIADVRTNPDLALTRQDAAIGARLR; this is translated from the coding sequence ATGAGCCGCCCCGCGCTCTCCCGCTACCGCATCCTCGACCGCATCGGCGCCGGGGGGATGGGCGTCGTCTACCGGGCTAAGGATCTCTCCCTCGGCCGCGAGGTGGCGCTCAAGCTCCTCCCGGAGTCCTTCGCCGGCCGCGGCGATCTCCTGGCGCGCTTCCGCCGCGAGGCGCGCGCCGCGGCGGCGCTCAACCACCCGGGTATCTGCACCATCTACGAGGTCGGCGAGGTGGCCGAGGGGGACGAGGTCGTCGTCTCGTCCGACGGCACGTCGCTCCCTCCCGGGACGCACTACATCTCGATGGAGCGCATCCAGGGGAAGACACTCCGCGAGACCATTTCGGGGCGGCCTCTTCCGGTGGCCGAGGCGCTGCGCCTGGCTCTCGAGATCGCCGAGGCGCTCTCCCACGCCCACCGCTCGGGGATCGTCCACCGGGATCTCAAGCCGAGCAACGTCATGATCACGGACGATGGCCGCGCGAAGATCCTCGACTTCGGCCTCGCGAAATTCTACGACGAAGGTTCGTCGGCCGCGGTCCCCTCCGACGTGAGCGGGTTGCCGACGAACGTCTCCGATCTGACGTCCCACGGCGAGATCCTCGGCACGTCGGCGTACATGTCCTCCGAGCAGGCCCGTGGGCTCAAGGTCGATCCGCGGTCCGACGTATTTTCGTTCGGCGCGGTCCTCCACGAGATGCTCACCGGGCGTCCGGCTTTCTCCGGCGCGACGCGGACGGATGTCCTCGGCGCGGTGCTGCGCGATCGGCCGGCGCGGGCGTCGTCGTCGAACCCGGACGTTCCGGCGGAGCTGGAGCGGATCGTCACGAAGTGCCTCGAGAAGGAGCCGAAGGATCGGTACGCGGACAGCGGGGCGGTTGTCGCCGACTTGAAGCGCGTGCGGCTGCGGACGACCGGGTCGGCGGACACGACGGTGGCGACGCCGGGGGCGCCGGCGGCGCCGACGCGACGGAGATCACGTTTCGCGATCGTGCTGGTGCTCGCGGCGGGGGCGGTCACCATGTGGATTGCACGGGGAGGGCGGGGGCCCGTCGAGCCGATTCCGGTTGCGATACTCGCTTTTGCGTACGAAGGACCTGCAGAATCGGCGTACCTCAAGGATATCGTACCGCTTGCGGTTGCTGATGCGCTGAGGGTGTCTCCGGGTATCCAGCTCGTACCGTTCGGTTCGAGCCGCAGCTTCAGCAGTGGGGCGGATCCCAACATCGTCAAGCAGCAGCTCGGCGTGAACTGGATCGTCTCGGGGAGGCTTTCGGTCGCCGGTGACAGCTTCGTGCAGTCGATCGAGGTGGCCGGACTTGGGGGCGAGGCTCCGTGGTCACGGGAGATTCGGGGGCGGATCGTGGAAATCGTTCCGCTCTCGGCAGCCATCGCTCCGGAAATCGTGCCGCGCGTCGGGGCGCGCGCCGAGAGGTCATCCATCGCGGGCCGCCGAAGACCAGCCGCCATGGAGGCCTACCTCCGCGGCCTTACGCTTCTCGAGGGGTGGGATGTGAAGCGTAACGCGGAGCAAGCCGAAGCGGCCTTCCGCGAAGCCATCGCAGCCGAACCAGCTTTCGCTGAGGCAGAGGCGGGAGTTGCATTGGCACTTCTCAGTCGATTCTCGCGAACTCGAGACGTGTCATTGATCGACCTAGCAGCCTCGAGCGCTGAGCACGCGATATCCCTCAATGGATCCGCCCCCGAGTCAAACGTAGCCATGGGCCTCGTCGAACTTCAGCGTGGACACTCCATCGAAGCGGTCGCCAGCTTCGAGAAAGCGCTTTCCGAGGCTCCGGCGGACGACGCGATACATCGCCGAATCGCCTCGGCGTACGGCAGTCTTGGGCGGGATGCGGACGCAGATCGGATGTTCGACCGCGCGACAAGATTGCGCCCTGGGTTTTGGGATAATTACAACACTTGGGCGTACTACTGCCTGCAGCGCGGGCGGTATGCCAAAGCGATTGAGCTCTACATGAAGGTCATCGAGCTTCACGCCGGAAGCGATAGTGGGTATACGAATCTCGCCGCGGCGCACATGTTTCAAGGCGATTACGCCGCAGCCGTGCCGCTCTTGCAAGCGGCACTCAAGATCAATCCAAGCGTCCAGTCTTACAACAACCTGGGAGCCGCCTACTATGCTCTCCTCAAGTTTGACAACGCCAGAATCGAGTGGGAGGTCGCGTGGTCGATGTCGCACGAGGCGATGACGGCGTCCAACCTGGGCGACGCGTACCGCCAGCTCCAGCTTCAAGAACGCGCACGCGAGTCGTATGCACGGGCGATCGATCTTGCCAAGACCAAGCTTTCAGCCAATCCGCGGGACGCTACTACGCGAGGCATGCTGGCGAATGCGCTTGCTGGCTCCGGTAATTGCGGCCAATCCGCAACAGAGGCCGCGCGTGCCGTCGCAGAGCGTTCCAGCGATCCATCCATCGCGTACTACGCGGCGGTCGCTTCGGCAATCTGTCGTGACGACGCGGCGGCCGTGCGCTATGCGCTCTTGGCGATCGAGGGTGGCGCCATCGCCGACGTAAGAACGAATCCTGACTTGGCACTGACTCGGCAAGATGCCGCAATCGGCGCACGGCTTCGGTAG
- a CDS encoding FG-GAP repeat protein, whose amino-acid sequence MVVKKMRAGVGRAVAAGLVAGTALGAAWVGATPAEAQAFKEPGTVVLNTLSAEAAGDNFGWVAERIGDLDHDGAAEYVITAILNREGGIRAGKAYVYSGRTGAVLHTVVGAPNERMGYGASGGGDVNADGVPDYVLGAPGIGRNPARVLVISGADHSILLTIPGAPGTFLGFDVGFVKDINGDGHDDVIAGAPISSPGGLVQAGVVNVYSGATGALLWSASGTQAGGLFGTAVTGLPDLNGDGIPEVGVGAAGELKDSGPAKIPGGLAYILSGADGSVVRPLLPMGTALAFGFFFIHDAGDVNADGVHDVFVGDVADTVQKSCFKGRGYVFSGATGEKLRNIPGENCGDGMGIGRGAGDVDGDGYDDILLGAYLNNEGNFQAGKCYLVSGKNGQYLRTFTATGNNTEIGFDTVALGDVSGDGVPDWLLTGLDIAYVVAGNPMSATSGAPVADATADLNPPKGHVSLRDRVLPDGSNLTDPAMRGWR is encoded by the coding sequence ATGGTCGTCAAGAAGATGCGGGCGGGTGTGGGAAGGGCGGTCGCGGCGGGCCTGGTGGCCGGCACGGCTCTCGGTGCGGCATGGGTCGGCGCGACCCCCGCCGAGGCGCAGGCGTTCAAGGAGCCGGGAACTGTGGTGTTGAACACCCTCAGCGCGGAGGCTGCCGGCGACAACTTCGGCTGGGTCGCCGAGAGGATCGGCGACCTCGATCACGACGGCGCGGCGGAGTACGTCATCACCGCCATCCTCAACCGCGAGGGGGGGATCCGCGCCGGCAAGGCGTACGTCTACTCGGGGCGCACCGGGGCGGTGCTCCACACCGTCGTCGGCGCCCCCAACGAGCGGATGGGGTACGGAGCCTCCGGCGGCGGCGACGTCAACGCCGACGGCGTCCCCGACTACGTCCTGGGCGCCCCCGGCATCGGCCGGAATCCGGCGCGCGTCCTCGTCATCTCGGGGGCCGATCACTCGATCCTCCTCACGATCCCCGGCGCCCCGGGCACCTTCCTCGGCTTCGACGTCGGCTTCGTGAAGGACATCAACGGCGACGGCCACGATGACGTCATCGCGGGCGCTCCCATCTCGAGCCCGGGCGGCCTCGTCCAGGCGGGCGTCGTCAACGTCTACTCCGGCGCCACCGGCGCCCTCCTCTGGAGCGCGAGCGGCACACAGGCGGGTGGTCTCTTCGGCACGGCGGTCACGGGACTTCCGGATCTGAACGGCGACGGGATCCCCGAGGTCGGAGTCGGCGCGGCCGGCGAGCTGAAGGACTCCGGCCCGGCGAAGATCCCGGGCGGACTCGCCTACATCCTGAGCGGCGCGGACGGCTCGGTGGTGCGGCCGCTCCTTCCTATGGGCACCGCGCTCGCGTTCGGCTTCTTCTTCATCCACGACGCGGGCGACGTGAACGCCGATGGCGTCCACGATGTCTTCGTCGGCGACGTCGCCGACACCGTCCAGAAGAGCTGCTTCAAGGGGCGCGGCTACGTCTTCTCCGGCGCGACGGGGGAGAAGCTCCGCAACATCCCCGGCGAGAACTGCGGTGACGGGATGGGGATCGGCCGCGGCGCGGGGGACGTGGACGGCGATGGTTACGACGACATCCTTCTCGGCGCGTACCTGAACAACGAGGGGAACTTCCAGGCGGGGAAGTGCTACCTCGTCTCGGGGAAGAACGGGCAGTACCTGCGGACGTTCACCGCGACGGGGAACAACACCGAGATCGGCTTCGACACGGTGGCGCTCGGTGACGTGAGCGGGGACGGGGTTCCGGACTGGCTGCTGACGGGCCTCGACATCGCGTACGTGGTGGCGGGGAATCCGATGTCGGCGACGTCAGGAGCGCCGGTGGCGGATGCGACGGCGGACCTGAATCCACCGAAGGGGCACGTGTCGCTGAGGGATCGCGTGCTGCCTGACGGCTCGAACCTCACGGATCCGGCGATGAGGGGATGGAGGTAG
- a CDS encoding winged helix-turn-helix domain-containing protein, with protein sequence MGEGRPDILRFGSFELDVRSGELRREGSVVRLQGQPIELLSLLAERAGEVVTREEIQRRVWKNGTFVDFEQGINACVRQIRAAIGDPFEAPRFIQTLPRRGYRFIAPVARVGPPPSAAVAAPVAASRPQRPRLAGSIAAGLLLVATVAAIGWSRASRVAAASPGGAPVVIVLPYRNLSGDPSQGFVCDGLTEELITQLSRRYGRELGVIARTTTMTYRDSTKSAREIAAEVGAGYVLEGSVRAERDRVRITSQLIRAVDEVHLWAGNHDRRLGDTLALESEVSAQIARALALRILPDGAQASAATTPAAYRDYLRGRAALADVPAPRIDEARSAFESAVAEDPGFAPAWTSLARARWMQGAPESAAEASARDALRRALALDDSLSDAHAALAEIRFYHDWDFEGARAEWERALELNPGSAELRHDFAAYWGARGRHDEALRLVGEALRLDPLAPDVLSDVGWYSYFARRYDDAVRLSRETLARTPDFFWAQRCLALSAMLKGDLAAAVPALRAEMLGRGAPPGSVAGLDGADPTAAVRAYWTWDLDRRVARRGKPGASPADEAVARLALGDREGAITALEAAVGMRAGWILPFLGVDPFFDPLRSEPRFERVLDRIGIGPAASR encoded by the coding sequence ATGGGCGAGGGTCGACCCGACATCCTGAGGTTCGGTTCCTTCGAGCTGGACGTCCGGAGCGGCGAGCTGCGGCGCGAGGGGTCGGTCGTCAGGCTCCAGGGGCAGCCGATCGAGCTCCTCTCGCTCCTCGCCGAGCGGGCGGGGGAGGTGGTGACCCGCGAGGAGATCCAGAGGCGGGTCTGGAAGAACGGCACGTTCGTGGATTTCGAGCAGGGAATCAACGCCTGCGTGCGGCAGATCCGCGCCGCGATCGGCGACCCGTTCGAGGCGCCCCGGTTCATCCAGACGCTGCCGAGGCGGGGCTACCGGTTCATCGCGCCGGTTGCGCGCGTCGGTCCACCCCCTTCGGCGGCCGTGGCGGCTCCCGTCGCAGCCTCACGGCCCCAACGTCCCCGCCTCGCCGGCTCCATCGCCGCGGGATTACTCCTCGTCGCGACCGTCGCGGCGATCGGCTGGAGCCGGGCGTCGCGCGTCGCGGCCGCGTCTCCCGGCGGCGCTCCGGTCGTCATCGTCCTCCCCTACCGCAACCTGAGCGGCGATCCCTCGCAGGGGTTCGTCTGCGACGGGCTCACCGAGGAGCTGATCACGCAGCTCAGCCGCCGGTACGGGCGGGAGCTCGGGGTGATCGCGCGCACGACGACGATGACGTACCGGGACTCGACGAAGAGCGCGCGGGAGATCGCCGCTGAGGTGGGCGCCGGCTATGTCCTCGAGGGGAGCGTGCGGGCCGAACGGGATCGCGTGAGGATCACGTCGCAGCTCATCCGCGCCGTAGACGAGGTCCACCTCTGGGCCGGCAACCACGACCGGAGGCTCGGCGACACCCTGGCTCTCGAGAGCGAGGTGAGCGCGCAGATCGCGCGGGCGCTCGCGCTGCGGATTCTTCCCGACGGGGCGCAGGCCTCCGCGGCGACGACCCCCGCGGCCTATCGCGACTACCTGAGAGGGCGCGCGGCGCTCGCGGACGTCCCGGCCCCGCGCATCGATGAGGCGCGTTCGGCGTTCGAGAGCGCGGTGGCGGAAGACCCCGGGTTCGCGCCGGCGTGGACATCGCTCGCGAGGGCGCGCTGGATGCAGGGCGCCCCGGAGAGCGCGGCCGAGGCGTCGGCGCGGGATGCGTTGCGGAGGGCCCTCGCGCTCGACGATTCCCTCTCCGACGCGCACGCGGCGCTCGCGGAGATCCGCTTCTACCACGATTGGGATTTCGAGGGGGCGCGGGCCGAGTGGGAGCGGGCGCTCGAGCTGAACCCGGGTTCCGCCGAGCTGCGTCACGACTTCGCCGCCTACTGGGGGGCGCGAGGGCGCCACGACGAGGCGCTGCGGCTCGTCGGCGAGGCCCTCAGGCTCGACCCGCTGGCCCCCGACGTTCTCTCCGACGTCGGCTGGTACTCGTACTTCGCGCGCCGTTACGACGACGCGGTGCGCCTCTCGAGGGAAACGCTCGCGAGGACGCCGGACTTCTTCTGGGCGCAGCGGTGCCTCGCCCTCTCGGCGATGCTCAAGGGGGACCTCGCCGCCGCCGTGCCCGCGCTGCGCGCCGAGATGCTCGGCCGAGGCGCGCCCCCCGGGAGCGTGGCAGGCCTCGACGGCGCCGATCCGACGGCCGCCGTGCGGGCCTACTGGACATGGGATCTCGATCGGCGCGTCGCCCGCCGGGGGAAGCCCGGCGCCTCCCCGGCCGACGAGGCGGTGGCCCGGCTCGCGCTCGGAGATCGCGAGGGGGCGATCACGGCGCTCGAAGCCGCCGTCGGGATGAGGGCGGGGTGGATCCTCCCGTTCCTCGGCGTCGACCCGTTCTTCGATCCGCTTCGATCGGAGCCGCGCTTCGAGCGCGTCCTCGACCGCATCGGGATCGGGCCCGCCGCCTCGCGCTGA
- a CDS encoding RNA polymerase sigma factor: protein MPESPTLDDRELIDAFVQGEPAAVRTIDSWIAAVLHSEFLSLRAEWDDLRQETRVRVFANLSRSRFVGRSSLRTYVHRIAKNVCIDASRLAWRHHEKPGAVDARRGPSTREASDQSIARDLVRKILHDLQDSDRQLISMVFHEHYSYSEVARKLGISEGAVKTRMSRCKDRLVAGGRRLLDGKGRVP from the coding sequence TTGCCGGAATCTCCAACGCTGGACGACAGGGAGCTGATCGACGCGTTCGTCCAGGGTGAGCCGGCTGCCGTCCGGACGATCGATTCCTGGATCGCGGCCGTCCTCCACTCGGAGTTCCTGTCGCTGAGGGCGGAATGGGACGACCTGCGGCAGGAGACCAGGGTCAGGGTGTTCGCCAACCTGAGCCGATCGAGGTTCGTCGGCCGCTCCTCGCTGAGGACGTACGTCCACCGCATCGCGAAGAACGTCTGCATCGACGCGAGCCGCCTCGCGTGGCGCCATCACGAGAAACCGGGAGCCGTCGACGCGCGTAGAGGCCCCAGCACACGGGAAGCGTCCGACCAGTCGATCGCCCGCGATCTCGTCCGCAAGATCCTGCACGACCTCCAGGACTCGGACCGGCAGCTCATCTCGATGGTCTTTCACGAACACTATTCGTATTCGGAGGTCGCCCGCAAGCTCGGAATCTCGGAAGGCGCCGTGAAAACCCGCATGTCGCGCTGCAAGGATCGGCTGGTGGCGGGGGGACGCCGGCTCCTCGACGGGAAGGGGCGTGTGCCGTGA
- a CDS encoding zf-HC2 domain-containing protein, translating into MSRKRCNHEANAMIPWYVNGSLEGDEEAAVRLHLDGCEICEAETEVLSRIAREIGEQVDAPFAPPPGRAAGASPRVGWLVAALLLVPAGLGIWWAALGFPGITREEGGAEIRLPRLRRDAEMRTSVVLSLPTLTRAEGSIPTFVVREGAELATITFTPPLNAEAEFTIELHAPDGRLLARRDGKLLLDAMGRSTYTLPAALLGTAGDYSLVVTERPASGAERPYEYRFRVEASEE; encoded by the coding sequence GTGAGCCGCAAGCGCTGCAACCACGAGGCGAACGCAATGATCCCGTGGTACGTGAATGGCAGCCTCGAGGGGGACGAGGAGGCCGCGGTCCGGCTCCATCTCGATGGCTGCGAGATCTGCGAGGCGGAGACGGAGGTCCTCTCCCGCATCGCGCGCGAGATCGGCGAACAGGTCGATGCTCCGTTCGCCCCTCCCCCCGGACGCGCCGCCGGCGCCTCCCCGCGCGTAGGCTGGCTCGTCGCCGCGCTCCTGCTCGTCCCGGCGGGGCTCGGGATCTGGTGGGCCGCCCTGGGATTCCCCGGGATCACCCGGGAGGAAGGCGGCGCGGAGATCCGGCTCCCCCGGCTCCGGCGCGACGCGGAGATGAGAACGAGCGTGGTCCTGAGCCTCCCCACCCTCACGCGCGCCGAGGGGTCGATCCCGACGTTTGTCGTGCGCGAGGGGGCCGAGCTCGCGACCATCACGTTCACTCCCCCCCTGAACGCGGAGGCGGAGTTCACGATCGAGCTGCACGCCCCGGACGGCCGGCTCCTCGCCCGACGCGACGGGAAGCTCCTCCTCGACGCGATGGGACGGAGCACGTACACCTTGCCCGCGGCGCTGCTCGGAACCGCCGGTGACTACTCCCTGGTCGTCACGGAACGGCCGGCTTCGGGAGCCGAGCGGCCGTACGAGTATCGGTTTCGCGTCGAGGCGTCGGAGGAGTGA